From the Micromonospora echinofusca genome, the window TGACCGGCAGCCGACCTTCTCCTTCGAGTTCTTCCCGCCCAAGACCGAGCAGGGCGAGCGGCTGCTGTGGCAGGCGATCCGCGAGCTGGAGTCGCTGCGCCCGTCGTTCGTCTCGATCACCTACGGCGCGGGCGGGTCGACCCGCGACACCACCGTGGCCGTCACCGAGCGGATCGCCACCGAGACCACCCTGCTGCCGATGGCCCACCTGACCGCGGTCAACCACTCCGTGGCCGAGCTGCGCCACGTCATCGGTCGGCTCGCCGGGGTCGGCGTGCGCAACGTGCTCGCCGTGCGGGGCGACCCGCCGGGCGACCCGGGCGGCGACTGGGTGTGCCACCCCGAGGGCGTGCTGCACGCCGAGGACCTGGTCCGCCTGGTGCGCGACTCCGGCGACTTCAGCGTCGGGGTGGCGGCGTTTCCCTACAAGCACCCGCGCTCGCCCGACGTGGCCAGCGACACGGAGCACTTCGTGCGCAAGTGCCGGGCCGGCGCCGACTTCGCGATCACGCAGATGTTCTTCGACGCCGACGACTACCTGCGGCTGCGCGACCGGGTCGCCGCCGCCGGCTGCGACACCCCGATCCTGGCCGGCGTGATGCCGGTGACCCAGATCGGCACCATCGAGCGCTCGGTGCAGCTCTCCGGGGCGCCGTTCCCGCCGGCCCTGGCCGAGCGGTTCGCGAAGGTCGCCGACGACCCGGAGGCGGTCCGCCGCCTCGGTGTCGAACAGGCCAGCGAGATGTGCCGGCGACTGCTCGCCGAGGGCGTGCCCGGAATCCACTTCATCACCCTCAACCGCTCCACCGCCACCCGCGAGGTCTGGCAGAACCTCCAGGTGGGCGCGCGGGTGTGACCCCGCTGCCGCGACACCTGAGCGGCGGTGCGACGGTTGTTCCGTGGTGGGCACACAGCTGAACTGGGACGAGTACGCCACGGCCTGGGCGCGTCTGCACGGGGGCTTCGACCCCCGGGCGGCGGCCCCGGTCGTCCGCGCCTGGCTGCGGTTCGCCTACCACGTGGGGTTCGTGCTGGGCCGGCTGCGGGTCGGTCCCACCCCGGTCACCGTGGTGGGCGTGCTGCTCTGCGCCTGCGTCCCGCTGTTCGCCGTACGGCCGCAGGACGGTCCCTTCCTCGCGTCGCTGTTCGTGCTGCTCGCCGCCGTGGCGGACAGCGTCGACGGGGCGGTGGCGGTGGCCACGAACCGCACCTCCCGGCTCGGCTACGTCTACGACTCGCTGGCCGACCGGCTCGGTGAGGTCGCCTGGCTGGCCGCGTTCTGGCTGATCGGCGCGCCGGGGGCGCTCGTCGTGACCGCCGGCGCGCTCTCCTGGCTGCACGAGTACGTCCGCTCCCGGGCGGTCGCCGCCGGGATGCGGGAGCTCGGCGCGGTGACCGTGGGGGAGCGCCCCACGCGGGTCTCGGTGGCCCTGGTCGGGCTGCTGCTGGCGGGGCTGACCGGGCTGATCGAGGCGGACCTGGCCGCGGGCACGATCACCATGGCGACCGCCGTCTGGGTGCTGCTGGCCGGCTTCGGTCTCGGTCAGTTGCTCTCCGCCGTCCGCCGCGCCCTGATCGACGCCGGCTGACCGCACCGACCCGCGCAGGCCGCACCGACCCGCGCCGATCCGTCCGGAGCGGTGGGGCGGCCCTCGGCGTCGACGCGGCGCGTAGCTACCAGGCGGGGCCGATCTCGTCGGCGACGATCTGGGCGGAGAGCGTCACCATCGGCAGGCCGCCGCCCGGGTGGCTGGAGCCGCCGACCAGCCACAGCCCGTGCGCCGGGCCCCGGTTGGCGGGGCGCAGCAGGCCGCCGGCGGTGCCGTAGATCGACCCGCCCGGCGCGCCGGTCGCGTCGTCCAGGTCGGCCGGGGTGCGGACCTCCCGGAACGCCAGCCGGTCCCGCACGTCGACGCCGCGCTCGGCCAGCACGTCGAGGACCCGGTCGGCGTACGCCTCGGCGAGGCCGGGCCGGCGCCAGTCGACGGCCCCGGCGGCGGTGCCGTGCCGGGGGGCGTTGACCAGCACGAACCAGGCCTCGTGGCCGGCCGGCCGGACCACCGGGTCGTCGGCCACGGTGACGAAGACGGTGGGATCGGCTGCCGGTCGGGCCCGCACGCCGCGCCCCGGGTGGCCGAACACCGCGTCGAACTCGGCGTCGTAGTCGCGGGGGAAGAACACGTTGTGGTGGGCCAGCCCGGAGTCCCCGGTCACGCCGAGCAGCAGCACGAAGCCGGCCAGGCTGCGGTCGGTCAGCCCGGTCAGCCGGCGCGGGCTGGGCAGCAGGTCCCGGTAGAGGGTGAGTGCGTCGACGTTGGCCACCACCACGTCGGCGGGGACCGGGGCGGCGACCCCACGCAGGCGTACGCCGTGCACCCGGCCGCCGGCGGCGTCGATGCGGGTGACCGTGGCGCCGGTCCGTACGACCACGCCGAGGTCCAGGCAGCGGGTCAGCAGCGCGTCGGCGAGCGTGCCCAGCCCGCCGCGCAGGTACCAGCCGCCGAAGGCCAGTTCGGCGTAGGGGACGGCGACCAGGGCGGCCGGCGCCCGGCGCGGGTCGGCGCCCGTGTAGGTGGCGTAGCGGTCCAGCAACATCCGCAGCCGGGGGTCGGACAGGTGCCGCCGGCCCAGCCCGCGCAGCGTGCGGCCCGGGCCGATGGCGGCGAGGTCGCCCAGCCGCCAGGCCAGCGCGGCCAGGTCCAGCGGGGAGTCGATCGGGCGACGCAGGATGTCGCGGTGCGACGCCTGCCACACCCGCGCCGCCCGGCGCCACAGCCGCTGCCAGTCCGCGGCGGCCCGGTCGCCGAACGCCGCGCCGATGCGGGCCGCGAACTCGGCCGGGTCGGCGCACGAGTCGAGGGCGGGGCCGCCGCCGGGGAAGACGTGCCGCACGATCGGGTCCACCGGCGTCAGGTCCAGGTACTCGTCGAGCTTCGCGCCGGTCGCCTCGAACAGGTCGTGGAAGACGTCGGGCAGG encodes:
- the metF gene encoding methylenetetrahydrofolate reductase [NAD(P)H]; translated protein: MALGLPSVLPNPQPAIGELIRDRQPTFSFEFFPPKTEQGERLLWQAIRELESLRPSFVSITYGAGGSTRDTTVAVTERIATETTLLPMAHLTAVNHSVAELRHVIGRLAGVGVRNVLAVRGDPPGDPGGDWVCHPEGVLHAEDLVRLVRDSGDFSVGVAAFPYKHPRSPDVASDTEHFVRKCRAGADFAITQMFFDADDYLRLRDRVAAAGCDTPILAGVMPVTQIGTIERSVQLSGAPFPPALAERFAKVADDPEAVRRLGVEQASEMCRRLLAEGVPGIHFITLNRSTATREVWQNLQVGARV
- a CDS encoding CDP-alcohol phosphatidyltransferase family protein; protein product: MVGTQLNWDEYATAWARLHGGFDPRAAAPVVRAWLRFAYHVGFVLGRLRVGPTPVTVVGVLLCACVPLFAVRPQDGPFLASLFVLLAAVADSVDGAVAVATNRTSRLGYVYDSLADRLGEVAWLAAFWLIGAPGALVVTAGALSWLHEYVRSRAVAAGMRELGAVTVGERPTRVSVALVGLLLAGLTGLIEADLAAGTITMATAVWVLLAGFGLGQLLSAVRRALIDAG
- a CDS encoding phytoene desaturase family protein, which gives rise to MARIVVVGAGVGGLATAARLAATGHQVTVLERAETVGGKLGRYVHDTPAGPFHFDTGPSLLTLPDVFHDLFEATGAKLDEYLDLTPVDPIVRHVFPGGGPALDSCADPAEFAARIGAAFGDRAAADWQRLWRRAARVWQASHRDILRRPIDSPLDLAALAWRLGDLAAIGPGRTLRGLGRRHLSDPRLRMLLDRYATYTGADPRRAPAALVAVPYAELAFGGWYLRGGLGTLADALLTRCLDLGVVVRTGATVTRIDAAGGRVHGVRLRGVAAPVPADVVVANVDALTLYRDLLPSPRRLTGLTDRSLAGFVLLLGVTGDSGLAHHNVFFPRDYDAEFDAVFGHPGRGVRARPAADPTVFVTVADDPVVRPAGHEAWFVLVNAPRHGTAAGAVDWRRPGLAEAYADRVLDVLAERGVDVRDRLAFREVRTPADLDDATGAPGGSIYGTAGGLLRPANRGPAHGLWLVGGSSHPGGGLPMVTLSAQIVADEIGPAW